Genomic window (Psychromonas sp. L1A2):
GACTTTTTATATACAAGCGAACACTTTATGGCCAATAATATTGATACAGCTAAGGCATTCAGAAAGGCCTCTTTAAGAGGATGGCAATATGCGTTTGATAATATAGCTGAAACCGTGGATATCGTATTCGACAAGTATAATGAGCAAAATTTAACTAAAGAAGCACTGCTGTTCGAAGCCCGTGAAGTTAAAAAACTAGCTTATTTAAATACGACAGAAATTGGATCGATCAACGAAAACAAAATAAGAAAAAGCTTCGAACTTTACAAAGTGTTAGGCATTGAAAAAGACGCAATTGATTTTACACAACTTATTTATGATCCTAAAAAACCAACTATATTCCTAACTGAACGTGAAAAAATTTACTTAGAAAAAATACAAAAAATAACCATTTGTATCGACCCTAACTGGTTACCTTACGAAGGATTCGATGATAATGGAAAACATATCGGTATCAATACTGAGTTTCTCGATATTTTTAGAGAACAGCTACCTGTCCCATTAGAAACCGTGAAAACCGATTCTTGGAGTCAATCTGTTGAATTTGCTCAACAAAGGAAATGTGATTTACTTTCTTTAGCAGGCTCAACCCCTGAAAGGAAAAAGTACCTTAACTTTACTTCTCCTTATTTGGTATACCCTCGCGTACTAGTGACCAAAACAAACTCCCCTTTCATTAATAATTTCACACTTTTAGCTAATAAAATAATAGGTGTACCTAAGGGATATGCGCACCAAGAAATTATAAAAAAAGACTACCCTGAAATAATTTTAGTTGAAGTTGACACTATAAAAGACGGTCTTCAAAAAGTCATTGATGGTAGCCTTTATGGATTTATCGGCAGCTTGGATACAGTTGGCTTGTTCTTAGAAAGTGAGTATTTAGGAAAACTTAAAGTCAGTGGAAAATTTGCTCCAGATAGAGAATTGGGAATAGCGGTCAGAAATGATGACCCCTTATTGTTGAATATTTTTGATAAATTAGTAAAAAACTTGTCTCAAGAACAAATTAATAACATTACCGAAAAAAAGACATTAGTCAAATATGTAGAGAAAGTAAATTACGACATATTGTGGTGGAGTTTATTAATAGTGATAGTAATTATTTCCGCTTTTATATATAGGCAACATGTACTAAATAGCTTGAATAAAAAACTCAATAGAAAAGTAGCAGTAAAAACCAAAGCATTACTCTATTTGAACGCAAGTCTTGAGTTAAAAATTCAAGAACGAACAAAAAAAATAGAACACTCAAAAGAACTATTACAGAGTGTAGCCTATAGAGATAGTTTAACTGGGATCTTTAACAGACACTACCTGTTAGAAAAGTCTGATTCGTTTTTTCAGGAGTCTAATTTACTTAATACCCCATTATCTATATTACTAATAGATATTGATTACTTTAAAAAAGTAAACGATGTTTACGGTCATCTAACTGGCGATAGAATATTAAAATATTTTGTAAGCAATATACAAAAAGAATTAAGAGCTGATGATTTATTTGCTCGGTATGGCGGTGAAGAGTTTATATTATTATTGCCAAAAACAAATCTTGATGAAAGTTCAAAAGTTGCTGAAAAACTCAGACGAATTATAGAAAAAAACCCATATAACACAGACACATTAGATACCGTTATCAATATCACCATTAGTATTGGGGCAAGCCAGTATCAACAAGGAGAAACTTTAGAAAAGCTTATCGATAAAGCAGACTCTGCGCTATATCTAGCTAAAGAAGGTGGAAGGAATCAAGTTCAAATAATTGACCAAGAAGAGTCTGATATAAAAAAATAAACTAACAATGTCAGCATTAATAAAAGCTTTATTTTTAAAGTTCATTATCAGCTTAGTTATACTAATCAATCTAAGTAACCTAAATTTCGGATAAGAAGATCGATACAACATCATTATTTTAGACTGTAATAAAAATTGTGTAACTGCTTATTTATAATCCTACTATTTAAAAAACTATCACTGCTTACTGCACAGAAGAGACAGTCGTTTATTTAGCCATTGGCAATATGTAGATAAATCGCAAAACTACAAAATTAAAGTTATAAGTAATAAGGTAAGTAACGATACAGATATTGTGAAACGATGGGCCATTAACAGTAAA
Coding sequences:
- a CDS encoding diguanylate cyclase, encoding MPRIIRLSICLLVLFSNSLFAKELQQVTLQLSWYEQFQFAGYYMAKEKGFYNEEGLTVDIKPFDVKNQPITPQKVADGDIDFAVAKETLILSKSHSKRIVFLYALFQSSPLVLLSTKASKIDSFARFIDKRVMASIADAKQASLKAMLNANNVKEDDLIFLNHSHNIEDLINKKTDLMSAYISRAPYYLEKKGVQYNIFNPKDYGFDLYSDFLYTSEHFMANNIDTAKAFRKASLRGWQYAFDNIAETVDIVFDKYNEQNLTKEALLFEAREVKKLAYLNTTEIGSINENKIRKSFELYKVLGIEKDAIDFTQLIYDPKKPTIFLTEREKIYLEKIQKITICIDPNWLPYEGFDDNGKHIGINTEFLDIFREQLPVPLETVKTDSWSQSVEFAQQRKCDLLSLAGSTPERKKYLNFTSPYLVYPRVLVTKTNSPFINNFTLLANKIIGVPKGYAHQEIIKKDYPEIILVEVDTIKDGLQKVIDGSLYGFIGSLDTVGLFLESEYLGKLKVSGKFAPDRELGIAVRNDDPLLLNIFDKLVKNLSQEQINNITEKKTLVKYVEKVNYDILWWSLLIVIVIISAFIYRQHVLNSLNKKLNRKVAVKTKALLYLNASLELKIQERTKKIEHSKELLQSVAYRDSLTGIFNRHYLLEKSDSFFQESNLLNTPLSILLIDIDYFKKVNDVYGHLTGDRILKYFVSNIQKELRADDLFARYGGEEFILLLPKTNLDESSKVAEKLRRIIEKNPYNTDTLDTVINITISIGASQYQQGETLEKLIDKADSALYLAKEGGRNQVQIIDQEESDIKK